Below is a genomic region from Capricornis sumatraensis isolate serow.1 chromosome 17, serow.2, whole genome shotgun sequence.
CGCCGGAGGTAGGTGCGGGGCGCGAGGGGCGCCCCGCGGCCGGGCGGGTGGGCGGCGCTGTGGCCTGCGTGAGGCGCGCCCTTCCGCTCCCGGGCCGAGGCCGCGGGGCCggcgggcggcggggcgggcggcggggcgggcCCGGCCACGCCGAGTCCCCGTCCGCCTTTGTGAGGCGCCGAGGGCGCGGGCGCGGGGCCCGCCGCGGTCTgggccggggccgggggccgCCGCGCCGCTCGCTTGCCGCGCGGGCCGGCCCCGGGGTGTGAGGAGACCCCCTCGTCCGGTGGGCCCAGAGCCGTAAAGGGCTTTCGGGCGGGCAAGGTCCCGACCGCGGCGGTGCCGGCCCGGGACCCTGCCGGGCGCGAGAGCCTGGGAAACGTGAGAAGCCTCCCGTCTTTTCCACCACACGCTCGCGGACCCAGGGTCACGTAGACGATCGGGATGTGGTTTTGTCGTAACAATGACCCGGGGGTAGAAACAAGTGGAAGGGGACCACCTGTTGACAGTGGTCCTCGCCAGGTGCCCTCCGGTGGCCCTGGGTTGCTCAGGGTAGGAACTTGACTGGCTCGCCTGCTGCATGTGCCTCGGTCCCCCGGCGCCCAGCCTTCCTGCCTAGCGCCGGGGACTGCCAGGCCCCGAATGCTAGGCGGGTGTCCTGTGTTCTGGTCGCAGACTGGACTGCAGTCCTGGGCGGTGGGTAGAGGGGGCCAGAAACCCTGCCCCAGGTGGTCACCCACCAGAGCGGGGGAATGGCCAGTCAGCAGTGGCGCCTGTGAATGTGGGATGCGAGGCAGACGGAAGATGACAAAAGGACGGGGTGAGGTCATTCTGCCGCTGGGTTGGGCGGGAGGCTGCAGCCACAGCACTGGACCGTTGGAGACAGCGCCTCCACGCCAGCCCAGCAAGTGGACCCAAGTGAAGGGCGCTGTCGGAGTGTCTTGGTTTTACACTGTGCCGGGACCCTGGGCTGCCTGCTGCAAGTCCGCTGCTGGCTCACCGTCCACTTGGCGAGCCGGGTCTGCACCCGTGTGTGCCGTCAGCTGGAGCAGTAGCGATGGCAGGAGGGCCAGCCTCTGAGCCTGCTGTGGCCCCGGCCACCGTGTGGGGCATGTCTCCGGGCTTTTATAGTCTGACTGTGACCTCAGGGTAGGGAAGTGAGTCTTGGCTTCTTGTAGGATCTGCACTCCCTTTCTTGGCGATCTCGTCCAGTCCCTGATTTTAACTCTGTCTCTCCTGACACCTGCATGTCCGCCTCCAGCCCCGGCCTCCCTTCTGACAGCTGCACGCTTCCGGCTGCCTCTTCCACACCTCCTCGTGTTGCTTTGGTGCCGAGTAGCCGTGTCTAGACCTAGGCTATGACCTTCACCCGCCCGAACACTCCCCACGCTGCCTTCACCACCTCTGCGCGCGACACCTCTGTCCCTGAGTGTGGAGTCTCCTCGGCCTCCATGCACTCCTCAGGGCAGTTTCTCGCCGCCTCCACCTTGACATGCTGGTCCAGGCTGCCTGGTGAGCCTCTTTATCTGTTTCTTTGCTCTCACCCTCGTGCCTCCTATTATCTACTCACTTAGGGGTTTTCAGGACACAGAGCTGTTCTTTTCAACCGTAAGTCTAATACCAAGGCAGTACAGACTGGAGCTGCCTTGCCTGGGTGGTAAAGCGCTCCaccaccttcttgctgtgtgaccttgaccaaGTTGCTTGCCGTCTCTGTCCCTAACCTTTTTCTCACGGTGCTGTGTGAGCACTGGTGTGACAGTGCGTGAGGTGCTTAGAGCAGGGCCTGCCCGAGGGCTGGGGCGACCGCTGACCTTGGGCCGTGTGACCTTGCAGCTCGGACCCTCCCGTCCAGGGGCCTGTCTCCGCTTGCCTTCAGTGCCCTGGCCTCTTCCCGCGGGCACACTGCTGCCATCCGCCACCCCGTGCTCCCACCCCGGGGCCTTTGCTCTTCTCGGTGTTGCCTGGAATATCCCCTCCTCCACCTTCAGGGGGTGTTGGCTGTGAGGCCTTTGCTGCCCACCCTTTCCTCAGCTCCTTGCTTTGCTTTCTCTTGAGCGCGTCTCAGTTTTTCTTAGTGGTTACTTGTCCGTCTCTCTGCTAATGTGTGAGCTCTGGGGCCGGGGATTTCGTCTGCCTCCGGTCCACGGCATCTGCAGTGTTCTGTGTGCGCCACGTGGAAGGCGTTGACGGGTGCAGATAGCAAACAGGGAAGGTCAGGAGCGTGCTCGGGACAGCCTGCAGCGGAGCCCTCAGCGCACTGCCGCCCCCGGGGCCCGGCGGCTCCCCAAGCTCCAAGGATCCCTCGCTGCGGCTCCCAGTCTGCACTCTGGGCACCTCTTCAAGGCCTCCCTTCAGGTTTCATCGTTATCATCTTAGTTCTGTGCTTCTACACTGAGCTTCTCAGGCTCTGAACGTGGCTGGAGGTGTCCCCGTCTCTGCACGTCTCTTCGTTTTAGCCTTTGTGGCCTCCAGGATCGCCGGTGGGCTCTTGCTGGGGTCTCTGCAAACCTGCCTGGCGCCCAGGGCTTCGGTCCTGGTCGTGTCTGTGTCCTGTAGTGCTGGGTGTGCCGGCCTGCCTGTCTGAAATGAGCTTTCTTGGAGCCAGGAGACTGGCCTCGCCCCGCTCGGCGGTCCTCGTGCGCGTCCGGTGCCGCCTCAGTGGCCTCCCGGCTCCGCGTCCGTCACCACCTGTGTGCCCTGTTTCCTTGGTCCTTAGCACTTTTGGCAGACGTGCCTGCGGGGGAGGTATTGTGTTGAGAAACGTGAGGACACCTTGGGACCCGGGAAGTAGAAGACAGGTCAGTGGCTGCCGCCCTCTCGCGCGTGCCGACGCCCCGtcagagtaggtgctcagtgaacaGTTGTCGGTGGGTCGGTCGCCCCTGGACAAGCCTCTGTCTTTTGTGTCCTGTCCCCCCACTGCAGCCTCTCAAACACGTGGTGTCTGCTGTCTCCTGTCTGTCTGCAGCCCGCAAGCCGCCCCGAGGGGTGTGGGCACGCATGTGTGTCTGCATCCACGTGCATGGCATGTTCGTGCGTGTGTCTGCacggtgtggggtgtgtgtgtgcacgtgtgtgtgtgtgtgtgtgtgtgtgtgtgtgcacgtgttctGCTGTGCTGGGACCTCCCTGCCGCGGCCCTGTGTTTGGACGTCCCGCCCTGCCTTCTCAGCCTGGTGTCTTCCCTCTGGCGTGAACTCCCCAGGGTTGTGTCCCCAGCCCTTTTCTTGGTCTGCCCTCGCTCTCTGGGTGGCCTCTCCTGTGGATTGGGTGACCGCCTGGCCCTCTTGGCCGGGCCTGCCCAGAGGCTCCGAGCACCCTTCTCTGTGGGCCCTGCCTGAGTGTCCCCTGGGGAGAGGCCCTGTGGGTCTTCGGGGCTGCCTCGTCCCGCTCTCCGCCTCCATCCGCTCGGCAGTGTGGTCAGTTCTGTGTCCGCTCTTCTCGTGGGTGTGGGCCTCCCTTCTGCGTAGGGACTGAACTGTGGCCTGAGGGTCCTTTCACCCTGGGCCTCCCTGCTGCCCCAGCATGGAGCCAGGCTCCAAGGGGCTGCCAGGACCCCCGTGCCTGGGCTCAGCTGGCCCCCGTGGCCCCTCCCTGCCCGCCCAGCCGGGCTTCGTCCCCGTGGCTCCCAGCGCTCCTCCTGGGAGCAGAGCCATGCCCAGCCCGCCGCATCATTGCCCCTGCCCCCGTGCCCTGGGGTCCCAGGGGGCGGAGCCCCGGGCGTGCCTCTGAGGCCGTAGTGCCGCAGAGCTGAGCGGAGGGCCGCCTGCTTGCCCTCTGACTGACCGGCCCGAGCAGGTGAGTGGACCCCCGTCACTGGTGCTAGATGGAAGCCACACGCCCCCGTGTGCTGTGGGGAGGTTGGCCGCGTGAGCCGAGCCAGGGGAGCGCCGCGGTGCAGCGTAGTGGAGGAGTTTCggtttttttaatcctttttgaaCCTAAGTATAATACGGTTTTTGTGTTTCTGAAGTTGGAAATACAGTGGACAGCTAGTAAAATACTTGACTCAGGACTTAAGTTATAATTTAGGCTCTGAAGAAGGGAGTCAAGTTTGCCTGTTCTGAAGCGTGGAAGGCGCCCTCCTCAGGCAGTGTCACTGGACTCTGGGTGCCGGGAGGCGGGGGCCTCGGCCGCTGTGTGACGGCGCCTTTGCGTCTCTTGCAGGTGGAGGAGGACGGGTGCCCCTCGGCTCGAGGACAGACGCGCGCGGCCGCCGGTCACTAAGCTGAGTGCATTGTGATTTCCAATAATTGAGGCAGTGGTTCTGAAAGCTGTCTACATTAATGAAAAGAGCAATGTGGCCAGCTGGGCTAAGCCGCCAGCGCGCGCAGCGCGGGCAGACGCACCCGGGTCTCGGCGGACTTGTGCATGCTAGCTGTCTAGAGTTATGTCAGGTTCTTAAAAGCGCTGGTCTTTTAAagtagtcctaaccactgagctATGGAGACATGTGGGAGCCCCTCTCCTCTCCCGCGCGAGCCCGCAGGAGGCGTGGCGATGGAGGACGGAGCTCGCCCCCTCCGTGCGCTGCCCCGTGGACAGTCTCCACCGCCTCCCCTGCAAACGTCCAGTGATGCAGACGTAATGGACGTTGGCtctggtggtgatggacaggccgaACCCCCTGCCGAGGACCCGCTCAACTTCTACGGAGCTTCTCTTCTCTCCAAAGGATCCTCCTCTAAGGCCCGCCTCCTCGTAGACCCGAACTGTAGTGGCCACAGCCCGCGCACAGCGCGGCACGCACCTGCGGTCCGGAAGTTCTCCCCTGACCTTAAGTTGCTTAAGGATGTAAAGATTAGCGTGAGCTTTACGGAGAGCTGCAGGAGTGAGGACAGGAAGGTGCTGTACACGGGAGCGGAGCGCGACGTGCGGGCAGAGTGTGGCCTGGCCCTCAGCCCTGTCAGTGGGGACGTGCATGCTGGCCCCTTTGGCGGGAGCGTGGGGAACGGGGTAGGCGCAGGGGGTGAGAGCGCGGGTAAGAGGGACGAGGAGCATGAGCTGGATCAGGAAAGGAGAGTGGAGTACGCAGTGCTCGATGAGTTAGAAGACTTTACTGACAATGTGGAGCTAGATGAAGAAGGCGCAGGCGGGTTCACGGCTAAAGCGATCGTGCAGAGAGACAGAGTGGACGAAGAGGCCTTGAATTTCTCCTACGAGGTATGTCGGCGTCCCCTCCTTTGGAGCACTCTTAGCAAAACCCAGAGAGAGGTGTTTGGGAGCTGCAGCATCTCTGGGAAGCCCGTGCTGCAACGTAGCCGAGGAAAAAACCCACAGGAGGCGGAAAGGTCCACGCGGAGAGAGAGCCGTTAGGCGTCCCGGGGTCCCAGCTCTGCTAACACAGTTTGGGTGACAGGTCTGCCTTGTACCCTTGTCTCAGCCGACTTGGAAGGATCTGCTGGTCACGAGCGTGTGCTTCGGCTGGCCGTTTCACCCTCTTTGCTTTTCAGGTGCTAGCGCACCCAGAGGCGCACCTAGGCCCCTGAGACCGCCTCCTCTCTGCGTTGCCGCTGGCGCCTGCCCACGGGCGGGAGTGCGGTGCCAGGGGCCGCGGCCTCTGAACGGCGTGTCTTGCAGGATGATTTTGACAACGATGTCGACGCTCTGCTGGAAGAGGGCCTCTGTGCTCCCAAGAAGAGGCGTACGGAGGAGAGATACGGAGGAGACAGCGACCACCCGTCGGACGGGGAGACAAGCGTGCAGCCGATGATGACCAAGATTAAGACCGTTCTCAAAAGTGAGTCGGGCCGGGAAGCAGCGAGGCGCCTGGGCGCGCGCGCACGCTGGGAGAGCGCTCAGGCTGCCGGGAGGCGGTCTGGGCGGCTGTGTGCGTCTGCAGGCAGGAGGGTCCCATCGGGGCCGGCAGCTTGGAGCGTGAGGACACAGCCTATGCACTGCCGGGGTGCGGGGAGGGGGCGCCGGGGTGTGGAGGCCACGGACGGGGCGGTGCTGAGCGTAGGGGCTGCTCGCGGCCCCCGTCTGAGTTCTGGGTTCTGTGCCGAGTGCTGGGGAAACCACTGGAAGCAGGCAGGACTCATTCCACAGTCTGCTGTGAAAGCACGACCCGTGGCCGCGTGTGGACAGAGACGGAGGGGTCACGGGCATACTGGCAAGAGCGGTTGGGGTGCCCAGAGCCGCCCCGTGCGGCCACCTGCTGACACGGGGACGTCTCGGGCCCCCTTTTTCTGTCTTGGCCTGGGGGTGCCTCTTGGTGTCGGGTGGGCGGTGGGAAGGGGCTGGAGGGACTCGGGCACACAGGTGATGCCTTCTGCTGGGCACCATGCAGGTGGCCCACATGACAGGAGGAACCGAGGCGTGGCCGGTGCGCCATTTCCCAGCCGCAGAGCGGGCCCGTCGGCAGGGCCGGGCGTGTGTCTGCCGCATGCGCGCTGGTCTGCTCAGGGTCACAActcgcctcctcctcctcggtTACCCGGGGCTGGTTGCAGGCAGCTCCTGGCCCAGCCTGCGGGGCAGGGGTGCCCGAGGGGGCCTGTGTGTGCCCAGCTTTGCCTGCCGTCCCAGGGCCGTCCTGACGCTGGTGGTCGCTTGGCGTCAGCTGCGTGCGGGTGTCAGGCCTGGCACGAGGGAGTCGTTCCGTTTCCACAAGAGCTGATGGGGTTGTTTTCATCTCGTCCGtgtgtttttttagattccacgtggcatttcacttttgtttctgaGCTTTTCACTTGCTCCCAATACTGGTAAGAAAAGCAAGCTGTCCTTGAGTCTTTGTCCTGTGCGTCTCCCAGCAGCCAGGCCTGTCTGTGGCAGCTCGGGACAGTGCGGGCTTGCCACCTGGTCACAGGGAGCAGTGACCCACAGTCTGCGGTTCCTAGCGGAGCCTGCCCAGCCCCTGTGGCTGTGCCCGCGGGAGGCGGGCAGAGAGGCAGTGTCAGGGTGGCAGAGCTGCAGCGAGGCCCCGTGTCTTGCGGAGCGCTGCTCGGGGCTCTGCGTTGTGTCCGGGGACTAGAGCCGGTGAGGAGGGTCTTGGCGCCCTTGGGCCCCAGAGGCTCGGGCCCAGCACTCAGAGGAGCGGGCTTGCAGGTGGGGCTGGGCTCTCCTGGTGGGGGTGGGCCATCCCCACCCTGCTCAGAGCTTTTCTGTAAGGCGGGCTCCAGCGTGCTGCTGTTTCCGCCCGGGGGCAGACTGTGACTGTCCTGATGGCGCCCGCGCGGCCGTGACCGTAGCTGTTCTTGCCTCGTGCAGGCCGGGGCCGCCCGCCGACGGAGCCGCTGCCCGACGGCTGGATCATGACGTTCCACAACTCCGGAGTGCCTGTGTACCTGCACCGGGAGTCACGGGTGGTCACCTGGTCCAGGCCCTACTTCCTGGGCACGGGGAGCATCCGGGTAGGGGCCGCGTCCATCCCGCGTGTGGTCTCGCAGGCTGCAGAGGGAGGTGGTTGCCAGGCAGGCCGGTGGGGGTATCAGAGGCCCGTGCGTCCGGCCTGGTGACCTCTGTGGTCTCCCCACCTGCAGAAACACGGCCCTCCCCTGACCAGCATCCCCTGCCTGCACTACCGGAAGATGAAGGACAGCGAGGAGCGGGAGCGGGGCGCGGGGCTTGCCCCCCCGGAGCCGGAGCTGCCCCCGGATGAGCCCGACCCCCTGGGTGCCGACGCGGGGCCCCCAGACG
It encodes:
- the DGCR8 gene encoding microprocessor complex subunit DGCR8: METCGSPSPLPREPAGGVAMEDGARPLRALPRGQSPPPPLQTSSDADVMDVGSGGDGQAEPPAEDPLNFYGASLLSKGSSSKARLLVDPNCSGHSPRTARHAPAVRKFSPDLKLLKDVKISVSFTESCRSEDRKVLYTGAERDVRAECGLALSPVSGDVHAGPFGGSVGNGVGAGGESAGKRDEEHELDQERRVEYAVLDELEDFTDNVELDEEGAGGFTAKAIVQRDRVDEEALNFSYEDDFDNDVDALLEEGLCAPKKRRTEERYGGDSDHPSDGETSVQPMMTKIKTVLKSRGRPPTEPLPDGWIMTFHNSGVPVYLHRESRVVTWSRPYFLGTGSIRKHGPPLTSIPCLHYRKMKDSEERERGAGLAPPEPELPPDEPDPLGADAGPPDEKDPLGAEAAPGALGQVKAKVEVCKDESVDLEEFRNYLEKRFDFEQVTVKKFRTWAERRQFNREMKRKQAESERPILPANQKLITLSVQDAPTKKEFVINPNGKSEVCILHEYMQRVLKVRPVYGFFECENPSEPFGASVTIDGVTYGSGTASSKKLAKNRAARATLEILIPDFVKQTSEEKPRDSEELEYFNHISIEDSRVYELTSKAGLLSPYQILHECLKRNHGMGDTSIKFEVVPGKNQKSEYVMACGKHTVRGWCKNKRVGKQLASQKILQLLHPHVKNWGSLLRMYGRESSKMVKQETSDKSVIELQQFARKNKPNLHILSKLQEEMRRLAEEREETRRKPKMSIVASAQPGGEPLCTVDV